The genomic segment GTCACTCTCTCAGACGGGCAACAGTGCACAGAACGCCTGCCAGTCACCGTCTATAGTAAGTAGCTCTTCACGTTGTCACTTGTCGTTTTTAATCATTTAGTGCCGCTGATCTTgggttttaactttttttttgtgtgacacagAAACACCCGACAGTGTGTCGATGCCTCAGCCGAGTCCAACGGGCCCAATGGTGGAGGGCCAAAAGTATCGCGTGCAGTGTGCCGTTGCGGAGGTTGCGCCAGCGAGACACCTCGTCGTCCAGTGGCACAAAGGAGATGAGATATTCTCCGTTGACGAATTTAACGTTTCCAGCGTGTCACCGCTCAACGTGTCATCTGTTCGTGAGCTGACCGCCCACAGAGATGACAGTGGGACTCGGATCTGGTGTGAGGCAATGCTCAACTTTTTGCCAGCGGGACCCCAGCTTCCCCCGATGCAATCGAAGTCCCATGAAGTGATTGTGCTGTGTGAGTTCTTAACACCGTCTCCGAAGAAACCGTAAACCAATATTTGCCGAGCTtcgcctctctctctgagtgcaTTTTCACGTGTCTTTAATCTCATGTGCACGTCCTCAGACCCGCCGACCTTCGACGAGCTTGAAAATGAGACGCTGAAAGTTCCCGCCGATGGTGAAGTGATTTTGAATTGCAACGCGACGGGAAACCCTATGCCGGCGTACAGCTGGCGTTGCCCACAACCCGTACAACAGATGGTCAAGCAGGAAAGTGAGAATCAACTCATCTTGACCCGGTTGCTTCAGTTACCAGGGACCTACACCTGCACAGCGTCCAACACCCAGGGCAACACCACCAAATATTTCACTGTCGTCGAGGCACCAAGTAAGATAGTGTTACTAAGTCATGACATTTCtcactttggtttttttctccctccagtATTTGTCTTGCGGTTCAAGAAATTGTTCTATAATTTCTCCATGCTGTTGTTCTCCATCAGGTAGCCGCCCGGGAACCACGGCTGGGATTTTACtagctgttttctttgtcttagtTTTCATTTTGGGATGTGTGGTTtatcacaaacacagcagctctcCGGTCGCGAGTCCAGAAAGTCAGAACACATGAGCCGAGACAGaaagtaattgaaaaaaaacaacaacaacaacaacaacttccatCTCCTACAGGGGATCGATCGACCTTTGCGGCCATAGTTGGAGTGATTGCGTTCCTGGGAGTCGCCTTCCTCCTTGCTGGTATGTTTTTTGTGTCACCCGAAGGCACATTTTCACCCAACAAAGGCAACTACCTCAGAGGACAACCTACCTCATCTGGACCTGTATGAAGCCGActttgtattaatttttttgaatgaaattttGCATGGCTTTTCAACCATGACTGTACTTTCTAATGTGTATGTGAACAGGTCAGTGACATGTATCTTAAAGTGCTTGGGGCATGGTCTCTTCTGCATGTTCTGTTGGTGGACTTCTGCTATTGCACTGCCGCCGTAGATTCAAGAAAACCTAATCAGCTGTTTTCAAAGCTCCCCTAATCAATATGGTTGCATTAACAAAGATTACTTTATCACGCACTCAAGAAAAGCGGGTACGGAGATCGTCAATCGGTGAGTTCGCATGCACTGAGGTAACCTGGGCGGTAATCTGTAAGATTTCTCCTCCAATGAACCATGACCATACCTCTTCTAGACGATGTTACGTCCTGAGTTTCTTTCTAACAGCAGACAGtgagacacattttccacaatgGAAATTTGGAATTCTAGTTTCAGTTTCGTTCTAACTTCAGTGGGCATCATCATCGGCACATCCGATCAtcttcccctccaccctcccacTCCTGTCCGAAAAAGTAAAAGTCTGACTTTAACCTGTTGACCTGGGCGCATGTGAACACACTGACAGAATCAAATCAAACGCCCCAACTCTAGCTTCTTTTAGAccgttgttttggtttcatggcCTGCACATTTTACTGTATGGTTCAGACTACATCCACAACTACTACGTTTTCGATTTATAAACTCTGCGTTTTAATCCCCGTCCACACTAACGCAGCTGAAAACGTAtgtatcacgtgaccattcgCGTTACGCTGGGCATGCGCGTGCcggtgcaaacaggaagcagattgtctactgAGATGCTTCCTTAGAGGAAATACTACGATAAATACAACAATAAAACTTTTAGCCTTGTTCACTGGAAGTCGAATCATGACCGGTACGAACCAATCGGGAAGCAAATGCTGGATGACcgcgtcatcgtttccaaaacGTTTCTTCGCCCGTCCACACTCCAACGCAGTCCCggagttttcaaaataaaatcggAGCGAGCAGCGTTCTGTTTCAGGGGAACTGAAACTCGGGAGTGTGTGTGGACGGCATGGCGTAAGCGCGGCAACAttgatgcgttttaaaacctAGTAATGTGGATGCAGCCTCAGTCCGAGCCGCTCTAACTCCTCTTGTGTCCATCAGCTGCAGGAAGTTGTTTCCAGCGCAGAAAAGCTCTTCATGCTAAAGTCGAGTCCAGCGCTTTGGCGACCAGGCGTTGATGAAATTTTGACATGTGTAAGACACTTTGTTTTGGTATAGATTATGGATTGTATGGTGGAGACGTAAACAAATCCGAAAGAAGATTATATATGAGATGTATATTCTGTACCCACATTGTTGTAAAATCTGTCCCAAGGGTTCAAAAAGTTGATTCTTTGCACGTAAGACTAAGATCATTAGTACAAATGGATGTTTTTATGAACTCAGGTacattttgtttctcctttttttaatataatttttttacttcataCTTAACATAACCTACACTACAGCTACAGTAGCTGCTTGATGGTGCTTTGAATAACACTTTTTCTtatcatgattattttattcatttttggtgTATATGATGAGAACAAGTTGTGCTACTTTTGTGTTCTGTAAAATTTTTTAccatatgattttatttttttacacacacacacacacacacacacacaatggtaaAGCGCTAGAAtattgaaatatacagtatatcgtTTTTTGCACTGAGGAGACTGACCATGCCATTTTCTGTGTTGTGCCTACAATTTCATGTAATGCTTTTTATTGAAATGACCCCGAATATGAGCCACTAAATCCTACAGTTTTACCAGTAAAAACTACTGTTCTAACTAAAAAGTGATTTTCATTCGTGAAGCTCATTATTGTCACGGCTGAATCTGTTGAAAAGGGGGAAAgtaagagttttttttacacgttACGTGTGCTTGTACATCAGATGCTAAATAAAGCCGACTGCTCTGTTCGTGACATCCTTTGGCAGAATACTGATTGAGGCAAAGTCAAACCAGTGTCTTTCATGACTATTATGGTTCCCTGCCACCTTTTGTCaatccccccctctctcattcAAACTGGCTTACATTATACAGCGCTGAGACTGCCATACTAATTAGCACTGAACAAAGTGAATGTAAAGGAGACCATTTGTTATCCTGCCTTTTGGCTGCCCCATATGAaccaattttgtttttgtgaaaccaCGTTCTTTATGTTCAGCTGCTGTCGTTCCACACTaaaggttgttattttttttttttgccagaaagCACTGTTTGTGTATGCACTGCGTTGCTATAACAACCTGGCACTGGATATGGCTCAATTTGTCatggagttttctttttctttttttcagttctaTCATAAGCCACATTTCTGTTGAGCCCGAGGAGGAAGCGACAGCGTATGCAAAGTGAAACAAGCGTGTACTGTAATCTGTGCGTCCAAAATTCCCAGCTGTGCTCGCCCAGAAATACACCAAAAAGCATCCGATTACtttgctcgctcgctcgcactgCAGTTGCGGTCACAGCTGATATCCAGTGCAGCATTCTGGTCACAGTGTGAGTCTTACAGGCAACATGCTGCACAACACCGCTGTCCTCTGCCCGCTGGGATTTCACAAGGCACCGGGGCTCAGAGGCAACAGGAGACGTGCAGGCgtacaaaactgaaaacagactCTCTTCTCCGCGGACGGTCACGGTGTGACGACAAGGAGACATGCTCAGGCCCAATCCACACCTAAGAGTATTAGGGAGGAATATGAAAAGATTTGGTCAATGGTCCAGTGTAACTTAGATTTATGTGAGTTACACCTCAAGAAGATTTTTCATGGGTCAGAGATtttagaggaaaaacaaagtttggGCTTCAGAGGTAGTTTTATGACTTCAGCTTGATCATAACATAAATGTAATGCATCCCAATTGTTGTGtccaattcaattttatttgtatggcgccaaatcacagcatacatTATCTTAAGGTACTTTACATAGTAAAGATGTTGAGAGATGTATTATTCTTCAAATGGGACAACTATTACCTTTTGTCTTCCACATTTTGCTCTGGTTAGACTGTAATATTCCAGAtattgaaaatggaaaataggTGTTAATCTTATGTGGGTGTTACTGTCTGAATCGTCCCTACTGCAACAGATGCTGTAGTAATTGTGGGGTCTATACTTTGGTGCTGAAATACTTATAAGATCACTGTgctgtggggggtttttttttcttcttctttttttcctttttttctttttcagaggccACTGCCACCTGTTAaatttccctctttccctttttgcCCCCCACCCACAAAGTCAGCTGGGATGACCGGGGCCCTTTTGTTCAAACATCGCTCCCCTGCAGAGTTGCCAGGCTTGTTCAAGTTGGAATTTTTCCTTCTCGCTCGCTTCCTTTTAATTCGACGGCTCTTGTGCAGGAAAAAAGTAACATGGCAAACGACTTTCGCAGATGGATTCTGACGCTTTGCATGTTTTCCTCAGGTAAGAGGTTGCGGCcgagatgtttttttctattctccCTCACTTGTTTGGCTCAGGCCGTATAGATGATCGtttgctgcaaaaaataaagttgttgtaATGAACGAAAAGGCAAAGAAGGAACTAGTTGgtgaaaatatgaatgtgataaCGACTATAGGTGCAACACAAAGCTAAAgcattgtttcttttatgtAGAACATTCCTCGCATAATTTGCACGATGTGTAAACACGTCTTTGTGTCTATgttttttccgtgtgtgtgtttcggtgGCTTCACCATATCCCGCAACTAATTATGACGGATTAACAGttcggaaaaaataaaaatatattttttaaatgtgcatgcCTTGTACAGTCTTCTGTTGTTGGTTAAATAATTGGGCTTCTCAAGTGTTAtaacagtagagctgcaacaattaatccattagtaatcgattactcaATTAAGCGcttactattttgataatcgattcaagtagtttttatgaaaaaaaagtaaaaattcacttatttcagcttctaaaatgtgaatattgtctttgctcctctgtgacagtaaactgaatatatttggtgtgtggaaaaaaagaaaacatcgtcttggagttttggattgacatttttcaccattttatggaccaagcaacgaatcgatttatcgagaaaataatcgacaaatCAATCGATTATGAgaagaatcgttagttgcagccctatataACTGAGTTGCATAATGCAGCCTGTTAGTCACAGTCAATACAAACACATTGGGGAGTCGGAGGCTATAATGACGcttgtttgctgctgctcctggatGTGTCAGTGTCCGGTGAAGGCTGCTCGCTCATCCTGAAGCCCTCCAGGGTCGTGGTGGGCTTCGGGGAGCCGGTGTCGGTCAGCTGTGAGGCCGCTCGCCCGGTGCGTGTCCTGGGCTGGGAGTCGGCCATCAGCGCCTCGCACACTCAGCAGGACCTGTCTGTCCAGTGGAAGGTGGACAGCCTCATCGACTGGATAGAGGAGCCCATCTGCTACGGGGTGTTCTTCACAGCTCCCAGACAGTGTGAGGAGAAACTCAACCTTGTCCTCTACAGTGAGTCAAGCTCTTGCTTTGATGCACAGTGTAGAAATTGGGTGGCTCGCATGAACCTCTTTTTTGGGATTGACCTGAACCCATGTGTGTCATTCATTTAGAAACCCCGGACAGTGTCTCCATCCGGCCCGTGAACCACACTGGCCCCATGGTGGAAGGAAAAGAGTACCAGCTCCTCTGTGAGGTGCAAAATATCGCTCCTGTCCAGTATCTCACCCTGAGGTGGTACAGAGAGAAGACCGAGGTTTACAACCACTCCTTCTCTGACCTCACATCCTCATCGCCTGTCCAAGTGTCCTCTATCCTCCTCGTCACGCCGACCAAAGCCGAGAATGGAGCGCAGTACAGGTGTGTCGCGGAGCTGGAGCTCGGACCAGAGGGACCACAACCACCTCCTACTGTGGCCTCAGAGCCCCTCAATGCGTCCGTCTACTGTGAGTCATGAAGCTGATCCCCTCTcctaaaaaaaagttttcttatGTGAGTGCTGGCAGACCTAATCCCTATGATCTCATCCATAGTTCCCCCAACGTTCCTCAGTCCTGAACCCGAAGTTGTGGACCTCACTGTGGGTGCAGAAATCTCCTTGAACTGCAGGGCCGCAGGAAATCCCACTCCTGTGTACAGCTGGCAGTCCCCCCATCCGACGCAGGAGACGATGGAGAATGAAGCAGTTCTTACCTCTTCCTCGCTGCTCCCAGGGACCTACACCTGCACTGCCTCCAATGCGCTGGAGAAGAAGAGCAAGCAGTTCATCGTCAAGGCCAAGACCAAAGGTAGACGGCAACTCTGAGGAGCATATATAAGCAAAGTTGTCTCCACCGTCCTGCATCCTAACCTgcgttttcttttgttttttactcagGTGTTTGAAACAAGTGATCTTGAGATGGGATTGGGCGACAACATTGGGACACGTGAGGAGAATTCAGCAGCTGGGATTTTGCTTTTGCTGCTTTGGAGACAGAATACGACAATGCGTTTATAACTCAACAGATATTTATGAAGATCTTGCTATCATTAGATCTCATAAAGAAAAAGACCTGGATATATTGTATCTTGTAACTGCCATTTAATTTGTAAGCATTTTAACATGAGTTTATTCTTTGTGGTAGATTTTTTAGAACGTAGTCCACTGTTAACGCTTCCTACATGATATCCTGTAGctaatttatatttttgctaGACATATTTTCCTATCAATATAGTTATCTTGTAACTGTAGCTAAAGATTAGCTCCACATAATATAACAATGATGACTACATTATTGTTAATGTAGGCTGTAAATGTAATACTGCAACTTTAATTCCCGAACGTTAAAGATCAGCAGGccattactgtaaatatgaactgtttcttaatttgcttatctttatgaataaaatataaatgaaaaacgTTGTTATTCACATTGttatcaatatttcatcaatTATACTATGTTATTAGCAGCACTACTATTTGTATTAGTATCTTACTGCTGGGGgggttataataaaaaatatttccatataACCAAAGAAAACTACCACTAACAATTTCTGTATGAAATAGGACATCCAACAGCCCATGTTCAAAAGCAACTGTTGCCTTTCCAATAATTTCCCACAGTAATCCAAATATATGATATACCATGACATACTTTCCATTTAACGTTGAAATAGTCATGCAATAAGCTTAACTCCTAACTAATATTACACAACTCAATATGCAACAGATGTAAGTATGAACAATTATATTAAGAAATTGCATAAATTCGTCATTAAAAtaacacacagtgtgtacatTAACTAAggtttcagctgtttttttgttcagaagTGAACCAGGTCGGGTGACTTGTCTTATCTTAACCACCAAGTGTCGCTGTTGCACCTTGTTAAGAGATCAGTTTCTATTGGCTATTGGCGTGTCACCTGATTAAAACGTTGCCTCAAAGAAGGAAGTGCTGCTAGAGGCTAACATTAGCTTAAAGAGTGTTCACCCCTAACTAATTAAAACTAAATTCCTTGAGCCGACAGAGGTGAGGGTGAGTCTTTACCCTgatatgtgtttgtttacaaCACTTTTGTAAATTGTCATCGTCTGTTTCTTCTCCAGTCATGCCGCTGAAAGATCCGTGTCAAAAACAAGCGTGTGCGATTCAAACGTGTTTACAAGGTACAACACTAATTCCATGGTATGTTGTCAAACACATCCTGACTTTACTCTTCAGCTaacggcctctctctctcctcctgcagctaaCAAATATGTGGAGAGCATGTGTGAGGCTGTGATCAGGGAGATGCTCCGCTGCTGCGAGACGCAGGCTGCTGGAAACTCCATCTGCTGCTCCGGGTTCAAGGACTCCAAACCTACGGATGACAAGAGAGGTCAAACATAGGCAGCCTCGACGATATGTATactaaaaatataaaaatgtaatatcacTGTATCAGTGTTGTACCGACTGAGTAACTTCCGTCTACACTGCAACTGTGGCAACAAAGTTGTTTGTTGCATAATGTGGAAGaacatgaggggggggggggggggggggggcattattGGTTTTGACATGTCGTCATTGCAGAATTAAAGGCACATGACTGGACACTGGAGCTCGGAACACCCACTGCTTAATGAACCTATGTGTTGATTTACATTTGTTATAATGTCATGTCCTTCATGCACAGTCGCCGCATAAAGCTGGATAATATGATATAAGCTGTCTGTTGTAtagtatatgtatttattaaagAGACATCGGACTTTCTTTCTACAGCTTTTTCTGTTATCAAGAATGAAGGACACTTGTCAACAAccaccatgtttgtttgttttttgaatctCTAGAGATCTAATTTTGCTTGACAGAACTGAGTTTAATAGGAACACCTAAAACCAATGCAATCTAATGGACTCCTGTAATACGGTTATAATGTGCAGGTTTTATTGAAACTTGTTAGTGTGAGAGTTAACTTtaagtatgatttttttatttttaaattaattgattttattttttcaatttgttaTTAGAGAGGGAACAACAACATAGTATACACGGACAGTATACaaagtacaacaacaacaacaacagaggagtCAGGGGTTTGTTACACAAAGATATTGCAGAGGAATACATATGTTATGAGTTTTAGAATCCGAATTCTCAATTGGAATCAGCTTATTTGGCCAAGCATGTGTGAACATACAAGGGATTTGACTCCGGTTTAT from the Scophthalmus maximus strain ysfricsl-2021 chromosome 17, ASM2237912v1, whole genome shotgun sequence genome contains:
- the cmc4 gene encoding cx9C motif-containing protein 4: MPLKDPCQKQACAIQTCLQANKYVESMCEAVIREMLRCCETQAAGNSICCSGFKDSKPTDDKRGQT